From a region of the Parus major isolate Abel chromosome 6, Parus_major1.1, whole genome shotgun sequence genome:
- the LOC117244630 gene encoding uncharacterized protein LOC117244630, protein MTIPWSAPAHLCLPSGLGWISLSSAAPSLPGSARPLSGAFTEPWNQQSHGTMELQSHGITEPWNYRAMELQSHGIPEPWNHGITEPWNHETTEPWNPRAMESWSHRSTESQNHRPTESQNHRMTRLEETSKIIESHPAQAPPPQAAHGTECHTQSCFNHSQGWWLHHCPGGPFQSFIPLSGMSRLAEPFPRAGTDPLCPELPPALLQHRGHSQLRNSVLALKALPAPVVLGIQGVLPALGMLSMLRELGMGWSCSLQQGGSSSRHLLLGSFPAQAGQCLQSCLPREGCSAHPRDAQGIPGGGTQWMGTARILELFSKLNDPGIPGFCGSCVPEQTSLTSDQMQHNFMP, encoded by the coding sequence ATGACAATTCCCTGGAGCGCCCCAGCTCACCTCTGCCTGCCCTCGGGTTTGGGATGGATCAGCCTCAGCTCTGcggctccttccctccctggctctgcccgGCCTCTCTCAGGGGCTTTTACAGAGCCATGGAACCAACAGAGCCATGGAACCATGGAATTACAGAGCCATGGAATTACAGAGCCATGGAATTACAGAGCCATGGAATTACAGAGCCATGGAATCCCAGAGCCATGGAACCATGGAATTACAGAGCCATGGAACCACGAAACCACAGAGCCATGGAATCCCAGAGCCATGGAATCATGGAGTCACAGatccacagaatcacaaaaccACAGACCCACAgagtcacagaaccacagaatgaccaggttggaagagacctccaagatcatcgagtcccACCCAGCCCAAGCACCACCACCTCAAGCAGcccatggcaccgagtgccacacCCAGTCTTGTTTTaaccacagccagggctggtggcTCCACCACTGCCCAGGAGGGCCATTCCAGTCCTTTATCCCCCTTTCAGGGATGtccaggctggcagagccattccccagggctggcaccgACCCTCTGTGCCCTGAactgcccccagctctgctccagcacagggggcacagccagctcagGAATTCTGTCCTTGCTCTAAAAGCTCTGCCAGCCCCGGTTGTGCTGGGGATACAGGgtgtgctcccagccctgggaatgctgTCCAtgctcagggagctgggaatgggctggagctgcagcctccagcagggagggagctccTCCAGGCACCTCCTTTTGGGATCTTTTCCTGCTCAGGCCGGGCAGTGTTTGCAGTCCTGTTTGCCCAGGGAGggttgcagtgcccatcccagAGATgcccaaggaattcctggaggtggcactcagtggATGGGCACAGCTCGGATCCTGGAGCTGTTTTCCAAGCTGAATGATCCTGggattccaggattctgtggcAGCTGTGTACCTGAGCAGACCTCATTAACTTCAGATCAAATGCAACACAATTTCATGCCCTGA
- the GLRX3 gene encoding glutaredoxin-3 — protein sequence MAGAVAAAGSAEQFQQLLQRPDRSLVVVHFWAPWAPQCAQMNEVMAALAREHSHVAFVQLEAEAVPEVSEKYGISSVPTFLFFKVSGNGLGGNEFKRKLKSLINKAPVMLFMKGNKQMAKCGFSKQILEIMNNTGVDYETFDILEDEEVRQGLKSFSNWPTYPQLYVKGELVGGLDIVKELKENGELLPVLKGEN from the exons ATGGCGGGCGCGGTGGCGGCCGCGGGCTCCGCCGAGcagttccagcagctgctgcagcgcCCGGACAG GTCCCTGGTGGTTGTGCACTTCTGGGCGCCCTGGGCTCCGCAGTGCGCGCAGATGAACGAGGTGATGGCAGCGCTGGCACGGGAGCACAGCCACGTGGCCTTTGTGCAG ctggaagctgaggctgtgcctgaagtgtctgaaaaatatggaattaGTTCTGTTCCAACGTTCTTGTTCTTTAAGGTAAGTGGAAATGGATTAGGAGGAAATGAATTTAAGAGAAA GCTTAAATCCTTGATAAACAAAGCTCCTGTCATGCTCTTTATGAAGGGAAACAAACAG atGGCAAAATGTGGCTTCAGCAAGCAAATCCTAGAAATCATGAATAACACTGG cgTGGATTACGAGACTTTTGACATCCTGGAGGACGAGGAG gtgCGCCAGGGCCTGAAATCCTTTTCCAACTGGCCCACGTACCCACAGCTCTACGTCAAGGGGGAGCTGGTTGGGGGGCTGGACATTGTCAAG gagctgaaggaaaatggggaattgctgcctgtgctgaagGGGGAGAACTAA